The Devosia sp. MC521 genome has a segment encoding these proteins:
- a CDS encoding cupin domain-containing protein: MSQQAFFAQPNVSEWIELSPGNTRRVLIHTAEMMQVEFGFEKGAVGALHSHPHIQVSYVAEGSFEVTIDGKTEIVGQGGSFIVPSGLVHGVVALEKGRLVDVFTPHRADFL, translated from the coding sequence ATGAGCCAACAAGCGTTTTTTGCTCAGCCAAACGTCAGTGAATGGATTGAATTGTCGCCCGGCAATACGCGCCGTGTGCTGATCCATACCGCTGAAATGATGCAGGTCGAATTTGGCTTCGAAAAAGGGGCTGTCGGCGCATTGCATAGTCACCCGCATATTCAGGTGAGCTATGTCGCCGAAGGTTCCTTTGAGGTGACGATCGACGGCAAAACCGAAATCGTGGGGCAGGGGGGCAGCTTTATTGTGCCTTCTGGCTTGGTGCACGGCGTCGTCGCGCTTGAGAAGGGGCGGCTGGTTGATGTGTTCACGCCGCACCGCGCTGATTTTCTGTAA
- a CDS encoding succinylglutamate desuccinylase/aspartoacylase family protein: MTFQQHSTVVAGDAPGHSTTLYWYTVGPETAETKVHLQAAMHADEQPGTMALHHLLPMLRDADANGKLNARFVIFPSVNPLGLDTRVLRRHIGRYDLGSGINFNRRWPDLYPAIADKVAGKLGTSGAENVKTLRAAVGEWLDSQIPLTANQKLRVLVMKSAHDADIVLDLHCDDDSLQHIFTSPEMTGLQALANRMGVAATLTAEDSGGGSFDEVLPNLYRKAQAANPGLPIPMAAETATLEYRGQADVFDHIGSKDANGLYSFFCDRGLISDTVDPATPAPPFVPFEATEVLRTDRPGLLAYRVELGDEVKKGDVIADLIAMDGPEAFIARTPITTSADGFVLSRVMAKYVPAGASIAKIVGKEVLPSRAGGYLLED; this comes from the coding sequence ATGACTTTCCAGCAGCACTCCACAGTCGTGGCCGGCGATGCGCCTGGCCACTCAACCACGCTTTATTGGTACACCGTCGGTCCTGAAACCGCCGAGACCAAGGTGCATCTTCAAGCGGCCATGCATGCCGATGAACAGCCCGGCACCATGGCGCTCCATCACCTGCTGCCCATGCTGCGTGATGCTGACGCCAACGGAAAGCTCAACGCACGCTTTGTAATTTTCCCGTCGGTCAATCCGCTCGGTCTCGACACGCGCGTCCTGCGCCGTCACATCGGTCGCTATGATCTCGGCAGTGGCATCAACTTCAACCGCCGTTGGCCAGACCTTTATCCGGCGATTGCGGACAAAGTCGCTGGCAAGCTCGGAACGAGCGGCGCTGAGAACGTCAAAACTTTGCGTGCTGCAGTTGGTGAATGGCTCGACAGCCAGATCCCACTCACCGCAAACCAGAAGCTGCGGGTTCTGGTCATGAAGTCCGCGCATGACGCTGACATCGTGCTCGACCTGCATTGCGATGACGATAGTCTCCAACACATCTTCACCTCCCCCGAGATGACCGGCCTTCAAGCTTTGGCAAATCGTATGGGTGTGGCGGCAACGCTGACCGCTGAAGACAGCGGCGGCGGCTCTTTCGACGAAGTGCTGCCGAACCTTTATCGTAAGGCACAGGCCGCCAATCCAGGCCTGCCGATCCCGATGGCCGCTGAAACCGCGACCCTCGAATATCGCGGCCAAGCCGACGTGTTCGATCACATCGGTAGCAAGGACGCTAATGGTCTTTATAGCTTCTTCTGTGATCGCGGCTTGATCAGCGACACTGTTGATCCCGCCACCCCAGCACCCCCTTTCGTGCCGTTTGAAGCGACAGAGGTTCTGCGCACAGACCGCCCGGGCCTTCTCGCCTATCGCGTCGAGCTGGGTGACGAGGTCAAGAAGGGCGACGTGATCGCCGATCTCATCGCCATGGACGGCCCCGAGGCCTTTATCGCCCGCACGCCAATCACCACCAGTGCTGATGGCTTTGTGCTGTCCCGCGTCATGGCCAAGTATGTGCCAGCAGGTGCCTCCATCGCCAAGATCGTGGGCAAGGAAGTCCTCCCCAGCCGCGCTGGCGGTTACCTTCTCGAAGACTAA
- a CDS encoding TRAP transporter substrate-binding protein — MFHMQKKAILAFVVSSLMVSAASAQTVLRSSDTHPDGYPTVEGVKKFGELLSEKTGGKYSVEVFHSAQLGGEADTIEQTQFGVIDMNRISIGAFNTQVPEATVTQLPYIFRSTEHFHNVLDGPIGEEILAAFEKVDVIALNFYDGGARSFYNSSKPITSPADMSGMKFRVMQSDIFVDMVGALGGNATPMPYGEVYSSIQTGVIDGAENNYPSYDTAGHAEVAKFFSLDEHLMVPEVLVVSKVVWDGLDAETQQAMREAAKESVAYQRELWQAKEVESKAAVEALGATINEVDKAPFIEAMKPVYDKYVTDPKLQDLVARIQATEG; from the coding sequence ATGTTCCATATGCAGAAGAAGGCTATTCTGGCCTTCGTTGTCTCCAGCCTGATGGTTTCAGCTGCTAGCGCACAGACTGTGTTGCGCTCGTCCGATACCCATCCTGATGGCTACCCAACCGTTGAAGGCGTAAAGAAGTTCGGCGAACTTCTTTCGGAAAAGACCGGCGGGAAGTATAGCGTAGAAGTGTTCCACTCGGCGCAATTGGGTGGTGAAGCTGATACCATCGAGCAGACGCAGTTCGGTGTCATCGACATGAACCGCATCTCCATTGGCGCTTTCAATACACAGGTTCCAGAAGCGACCGTCACTCAGCTTCCTTATATTTTCCGCTCCACTGAGCACTTCCACAACGTTCTGGACGGCCCAATCGGCGAAGAAATTCTCGCAGCCTTCGAGAAGGTGGACGTTATTGCGTTGAACTTCTACGACGGTGGCGCGCGTTCGTTCTACAACAGCTCCAAGCCGATCACTTCCCCGGCCGATATGTCCGGCATGAAGTTCCGCGTGATGCAGTCGGACATCTTCGTTGACATGGTTGGCGCTCTCGGCGGTAACGCTACGCCAATGCCATATGGTGAAGTGTACTCCAGCATTCAGACCGGCGTTATCGACGGTGCTGAAAACAATTACCCCAGCTATGACACTGCCGGTCACGCTGAAGTTGCTAAGTTCTTCTCGCTCGACGAACACCTGATGGTTCCAGAAGTACTGGTCGTTTCCAAGGTAGTTTGGGACGGACTGGACGCAGAGACCCAGCAGGCCATGCGCGAAGCTGCCAAGGAATCTGTCGCTTACCAGCGTGAACTCTGGCAGGCGAAGGAAGTTGAATCCAAGGCTGCTGTCGAAGCGCTCGGTGCCACCATCAACGAAGTTGATAAGGCCCCATTCATCGAAGCGATGAAGCCTGTCTACGATAAGTACGTTACCGATCCAAAGCTGCAGGATCTGGTTGCCCGCATTCAGGCAACCGAGGGCTAA
- a CDS encoding TRAP transporter small permease encodes MKTWLPTFSTLLRGLSTAALWLAGIGIVVMTAIVFYQVFMRYVMNSSPPWTEATAIMLMSWTIFLGAAVGVRENFHMGFDVLIYVLPPAAKGVLRAISDVAVFAFASGMIYYGALLAIRGWTVTIPVLHVPQTMTYLPVVISGVLMCLFSLERLLRRWAGEPIDEPVSELVTEA; translated from the coding sequence ATGAAAACTTGGCTCCCCACTTTCAGCACGCTGCTGAGAGGGCTCTCGACTGCCGCGCTGTGGCTTGCTGGTATTGGCATTGTCGTCATGACGGCCATCGTCTTCTATCAGGTCTTTATGCGCTACGTGATGAATTCGTCGCCGCCTTGGACGGAAGCGACCGCGATCATGTTGATGAGCTGGACGATTTTCCTGGGCGCAGCCGTTGGCGTTCGCGAAAACTTCCATATGGGTTTTGACGTTTTGATCTATGTTTTGCCACCAGCCGCCAAGGGTGTGCTGCGGGCGATCAGCGACGTTGCGGTTTTCGCATTCGCTTCAGGCATGATCTACTACGGCGCACTTTTGGCCATTCGTGGCTGGACGGTGACCATTCCCGTTCTGCATGTGCCGCAGACCATGACCTACCTCCCTGTCGTTATTTCGGGTGTTCTGATGTGCCTGTTCTCGCTTGAGCGCCTCTTGCGGCGCTGGGCCGGTGAACCCATCGATGAACCCGTTTCTGAACTCGTGACCGAGGCCTAA
- a CDS encoding ABC transporter permease subunit, with translation MIQEFIDDVIVMAPAVLYNLYFAAASIPLGFGFAVLLALGKASPNKLINHLSRGFIYAFRGSPLFIQFFMFYSLALSLNLSVWRPLGISGFVLHPLFIAPLVLTINTAAYTAEIFYGALRAVPKGAIEAARAYGMSRSQQFRRVIWPNMIRFAWPAYTNEVVFLFHATAIVYFAVPVLSGQRELMLTAKDFVERDFNAFLHFSAAAVIFLAVSLVIFAIFGVIYQRLMRHLPSQPGLRFAPKWFR, from the coding sequence ATGATCCAGGAATTCATCGACGACGTGATCGTGATGGCCCCGGCTGTATTGTACAATCTGTACTTTGCTGCCGCATCGATCCCACTTGGCTTCGGGTTCGCGGTGCTTCTCGCACTTGGAAAAGCCTCCCCCAATAAGCTGATCAACCATTTGTCGCGCGGCTTTATCTACGCCTTCCGAGGTTCGCCGCTCTTCATCCAGTTCTTCATGTTCTATTCTCTGGCGCTGTCACTGAACCTGAGCGTCTGGCGTCCTTTGGGCATTTCCGGTTTTGTGCTGCACCCGCTGTTTATTGCGCCGCTGGTCCTGACCATCAACACCGCTGCTTACACCGCCGAGATTTTCTACGGCGCTTTGCGAGCCGTTCCCAAGGGCGCGATTGAAGCCGCGCGCGCTTATGGCATGAGCCGTTCCCAGCAGTTCCGTCGCGTCATATGGCCGAACATGATCCGCTTCGCTTGGCCCGCATATACCAATGAAGTGGTGTTCCTGTTCCACGCGACAGCCATTGTCTATTTCGCCGTGCCTGTGCTGAGCGGTCAGCGTGAGCTCATGCTCACCGCCAAGGATTTTGTCGAACGCGACTTCAACGCCTTCCTCCATTTTTCGGCAGCAGCCGTTATCTTCCTCGCTGTCTCGCTGGTTATCTTCGCCATCTTTGGCGTGATTTATCAGCGCCTCATGCGCCACCTCCCCTCCCAGCCGGGCCTTCGTTTTGCGCCCAAATGGTTCCGCTAA
- a CDS encoding ABC transporter permease subunit yields MFEDFAFWVAYLTNGKHMTWYASFQFTVIAALLGGALAVVFGLTGATLKSSRFLPLRLIGSTYSAIVRGVPDILFFLFFPLAFEQGVEWFISTQVCSADMIAAQNAPWPPCKEANWFLGTTEYLLLASVSLGLVYGAFATNVIHGAMRSVPHGQLEAARAFGMSSSQVLWRVHVRQMWVYALPGLSNVWLLLVKATSLLSLLQIADIVLWADRLGAPNFLPAVGLVHDDWRWRYYLVLFLFYILVTWVSERVFEAIMRKAGRGILSEVAA; encoded by the coding sequence ATGTTCGAAGACTTTGCATTCTGGGTCGCCTACCTCACCAACGGTAAGCACATGACCTGGTACGCCAGCTTTCAGTTTACCGTTATTGCAGCCCTGCTCGGTGGGGCGCTTGCTGTTGTCTTCGGGCTAACTGGCGCGACGCTGAAAAGCTCGCGCTTTCTACCGCTCCGTCTGATCGGGTCCACCTACTCCGCTATCGTTCGCGGCGTCCCAGACATCCTCTTCTTCCTCTTCTTCCCGCTCGCGTTCGAGCAGGGCGTAGAGTGGTTCATCTCGACCCAAGTGTGTAGCGCCGACATGATCGCCGCGCAGAACGCACCTTGGCCTCCGTGTAAGGAAGCTAACTGGTTCCTGGGCACCACCGAATACCTGCTGCTCGCTAGCGTTTCCCTTGGCCTCGTCTATGGCGCGTTCGCGACCAACGTCATTCACGGGGCGATGCGCTCCGTGCCCCATGGCCAGCTTGAAGCGGCGCGTGCCTTTGGCATGTCCTCAAGCCAGGTGTTGTGGCGCGTGCATGTCCGCCAGATGTGGGTCTATGCCCTGCCCGGCCTCTCGAACGTCTGGCTGTTGCTCGTCAAAGCAACCTCGCTGCTCTCGCTCCTGCAGATTGCCGATATCGTGCTCTGGGCTGATCGTTTGGGTGCGCCAAATTTCCTGCCCGCTGTAGGGTTAGTCCACGACGATTGGCGCTGGCGGTATTACCTCGTCCTCTTCCTCTTCTACATCCTGGTTACATGGGTTTCCGAACGCGTGTTTGAAGCGATTATGCGCAAGGCTGGTCGTGGGATTCTCAGCGAGGTGGCAGCATGA
- the uxuA gene encoding mannonate dehydratase: protein MRQTWRWFGPKDLTSIDDITQAGAEGVVSALHHVPNGVVWTKEEIAKRHSEISTRKDGSASGLTWDVVESLPVTEDMKKQKGDWREHIANYKISMRNLADSGIETICYNFMPVLDWTRTDLRWQVAHGGSCMRFDIADFAAFDIHILKRPGAPADFTNAIADEAGRRFEAMSEDDKKQLARNVTMGLPGSTESMSLEDVQAHLNEYGAISRDQLRQHFIHFLEEVVPTAEDLGLRLCCHPDDPPFALLGLPRIMSTAEDYKYILDAVDSPANGMTFCTGSLGARPDNDLPAIVEQFAGKIHFLHLRNVKRDNDDIMGSFYEAEHLGGDTDMVAVIAAVIKEERRRKAVGRKDWQIPMRPDHGQDILDDLGRRAQPGYPTIGRMKGLAELRGVFTALEHGAFGLK from the coding sequence GTGCGACAGACATGGAGATGGTTTGGTCCGAAGGATTTGACCAGCATCGATGACATCACCCAAGCTGGCGCCGAAGGCGTGGTCAGTGCGCTGCACCACGTTCCCAATGGTGTCGTCTGGACGAAGGAAGAGATCGCCAAACGCCATTCGGAAATTTCTACGCGTAAGGACGGTTCTGCTTCCGGGCTCACTTGGGATGTAGTCGAAAGTCTTCCTGTTACCGAGGACATGAAAAAGCAGAAGGGCGATTGGCGGGAGCATATCGCCAATTACAAAATCTCGATGCGCAACCTCGCTGACAGCGGCATTGAGACGATTTGCTACAATTTCATGCCGGTTCTGGATTGGACGAGGACCGATCTGCGCTGGCAGGTTGCGCATGGCGGCTCCTGCATGCGTTTCGATATCGCCGATTTTGCCGCTTTTGATATTCATATCCTCAAGCGCCCTGGCGCACCGGCGGACTTCACCAATGCCATTGCCGATGAGGCAGGGCGTCGGTTTGAAGCGATGTCGGAAGACGACAAGAAGCAGCTCGCACGCAACGTCACCATGGGCCTGCCAGGCTCAACGGAGTCGATGTCGCTCGAAGACGTACAAGCGCACCTCAATGAATATGGTGCGATCAGTCGCGATCAGCTCCGCCAGCACTTTATCCACTTCCTTGAAGAAGTGGTGCCAACAGCGGAAGACCTCGGCTTACGGCTGTGCTGCCATCCTGATGATCCGCCGTTCGCTTTGCTCGGCTTGCCACGCATTATGTCGACGGCTGAGGACTACAAATACATTCTCGACGCGGTGGATAGCCCAGCGAATGGCATGACGTTCTGTACGGGGTCCCTAGGGGCGCGTCCTGACAATGATCTGCCAGCCATCGTTGAGCAATTCGCCGGAAAAATCCACTTCCTGCACCTGCGTAACGTCAAGCGTGACAATGACGACATCATGGGCTCGTTCTATGAGGCCGAGCATTTGGGGGGCGATACGGACATGGTTGCGGTTATCGCGGCTGTGATCAAGGAAGAGCGCCGCCGCAAGGCTGTGGGTCGCAAGGATTGGCAGATCCCGATGCGTCCGGATCATGGTCAGGATATTTTGGACGACCTCGGTCGCCGGGCGCAGCCGGGCTATCCCACTATTGGTCGTATGAAGGGCTTGGCGGAGCTGCGTGGCGTGTTCACGGCGCTGGAGCACGGCGCGTTCGGGCTTAAGTAA
- the kduD gene encoding 2-dehydro-3-deoxy-D-gluconate 5-dehydrogenase KduD yields MDLSAFSLSGKTVMVTGANTGIGQGIALSIGRAGGRVIGVGRSSMDETASIMEAQGSGFIAVQSDLSSPSAAQAMFDAVWGEHGPIHGLVNNAGIIKRVDAVDFSEEDWDSVMDVNLKTVFFLCQSLGRKALAEGRQARIVNIASMLSYQGGIRVASYTASKSGVMGITKLLANEWAAKGINVNAIAPGYIETNNTEALRNDPDRSASILGRIPAGRWGVSSDIGDAAVFLLAPASNYMHGATIPVDGGWLAR; encoded by the coding sequence ATGGATCTGTCTGCGTTTAGCCTCTCGGGCAAGACCGTGATGGTGACTGGTGCCAACACCGGTATTGGTCAGGGCATTGCGCTCAGCATTGGCCGGGCGGGAGGCCGCGTTATTGGTGTTGGGCGTTCCAGCATGGATGAGACGGCGTCCATTATGGAGGCTCAGGGTTCGGGATTCATCGCCGTTCAATCTGACCTGAGCTCACCCAGTGCCGCGCAGGCTATGTTCGATGCAGTTTGGGGGGAGCATGGCCCAATCCATGGCTTGGTCAACAATGCCGGGATCATCAAGCGCGTTGATGCAGTCGACTTCTCGGAAGAGGACTGGGACAGCGTCATGGATGTAAATCTTAAGACGGTGTTTTTCCTCTGCCAGTCGCTGGGGCGCAAAGCCCTTGCCGAGGGGCGACAAGCGCGGATCGTCAACATCGCGTCGATGCTCAGCTATCAGGGCGGTATCCGCGTTGCGAGCTACACGGCATCCAAGTCAGGCGTGATGGGCATCACCAAGCTTTTGGCCAATGAATGGGCGGCCAAGGGCATCAATGTGAATGCTATCGCGCCCGGTTATATCGAGACCAATAACACTGAAGCGCTGCGCAATGATCCGGACCGGTCGGCATCGATCTTGGGGCGTATTCCAGCAGGTCGTTGGGGTGTGTCGTCGGACATTGGCGATGCAGCGGTTTTTCTTTTGGCACCGGCTTCCAATTACATGCATGGGGCGACGATCCCCGTGGATGGCGGCTGGCTAGCGAGGTAA
- a CDS encoding trimeric intracellular cation channel family protein, whose protein sequence is MLLIAFYIAITAEAMTAALAAGRRNMDWFGVCLIACVTALGGGSMRDVLIGHYPLTWVANPYLLLLVCGAALLTIPLARVVDRLKWPFLALDAFGLVVFSIIGCNIAMELDLHPMIIIVSGIITGIVGGILRDVLCNDIPLVFQGELYATVSLITGALYYAGLMLNFSPDLTAAVAIAVGFTLRMLALTLKWEMPRFVYDRQMRK, encoded by the coding sequence ATGCTGCTTATTGCATTCTATATCGCCATTACCGCCGAAGCCATGACAGCGGCGCTCGCTGCGGGTCGTCGGAACATGGATTGGTTTGGCGTGTGCCTCATCGCCTGTGTCACCGCGCTTGGCGGGGGCAGCATGCGGGACGTTCTAATCGGCCACTATCCACTCACCTGGGTCGCGAACCCTTATTTGCTGCTACTGGTGTGTGGGGCAGCTTTGCTGACCATCCCATTGGCGCGCGTCGTCGATCGGTTGAAGTGGCCCTTCCTGGCGCTCGACGCGTTCGGTCTGGTGGTCTTTTCGATCATTGGCTGCAACATTGCGATGGAACTCGACCTGCATCCGATGATCATCATCGTCTCGGGTATCATCACCGGGATCGTGGGCGGTATTCTGCGCGACGTGCTGTGCAACGATATTCCACTGGTGTTCCAAGGCGAGCTTTATGCGACCGTTTCGCTGATCACGGGCGCGCTCTACTATGCCGGGCTCATGCTGAACTTCTCACCGGATCTGACAGCGGCGGTCGCCATCGCGGTGGGCTTTACGCTGCGTATGCTGGCTTTGACCTTGAAATGGGAAATGCCGCGCTTCGTGTACGACAGGCAAATGCGCAAGTAG
- a CDS encoding TRAP transporter large permease, whose protein sequence is MEYWILFGVFTALMLVGTPIAFCLGIASFATVLYLGRPAMVVFQQLNSGLAGFTLLAIPFFIFAGDLMMRGGIAARIIAFAGAVIGHVRGGLGQVNVAASTLFGGISGSAVAEAAAVGGIMIPQMKERGYGADYAVNVTSMAALIALLLPPSHNMIIYSLSGGGRISIADLFTAGIIPGLLLAVALMITAYLVAVKRGYPTEPFPGFRKAFQYFLISIPGLMLIVIIFGGVRSGMFTATESSCIAVIYALLVTLFVYRSLSWGEFVHAVLGAVRTTSMVLFIIGAAASFGWLMAYLRVAPILTDLISNITQDPLMVLLLINIVLLLLGTFMDMGPLIIITTPIFLPMVTAFGVNPVHFGVIMILNLGIGLNTPPLGPVQFVAAAVGKITVWEAMKSIWPFYLAGLIVLGLVTYIPALSLWLPSLFR, encoded by the coding sequence ATGGAATACTGGATCCTTTTCGGTGTTTTCACCGCGCTTATGTTGGTCGGTACACCAATCGCCTTCTGTCTGGGCATCGCAAGCTTTGCGACCGTTCTCTATCTGGGACGCCCGGCGATGGTGGTGTTTCAGCAGCTCAACTCGGGGCTAGCGGGCTTTACGCTTCTGGCTATTCCGTTCTTCATCTTCGCCGGCGATCTGATGATGCGGGGAGGCATTGCGGCACGCATTATCGCCTTCGCGGGGGCGGTGATCGGGCACGTGCGCGGTGGCCTCGGCCAAGTCAATGTGGCGGCTTCGACTTTGTTCGGCGGTATTTCTGGCTCAGCCGTCGCGGAAGCGGCTGCGGTTGGCGGGATCATGATCCCGCAAATGAAGGAACGTGGCTACGGTGCTGACTATGCGGTGAACGTCACCTCAATGGCGGCTTTGATCGCTCTGTTGCTGCCGCCGTCGCACAATATGATCATTTACTCGCTCTCGGGCGGTGGTCGCATCTCGATTGCGGATCTGTTCACTGCCGGCATTATTCCGGGCCTCTTGCTCGCCGTTGCGCTGATGATCACGGCTTACCTCGTGGCTGTGAAGCGCGGGTACCCGACTGAGCCATTTCCTGGTTTCCGTAAGGCCTTCCAGTATTTCCTCATTTCCATCCCCGGCCTGATGCTGATTGTCATCATCTTTGGCGGCGTGCGTTCGGGCATGTTCACGGCGACGGAAAGCTCGTGCATCGCGGTGATTTATGCGCTGCTTGTGACGCTGTTCGTCTATCGTAGCCTGAGCTGGGGTGAGTTTGTTCACGCTGTGCTGGGGGCTGTGCGCACGACCTCGATGGTGTTGTTCATCATTGGTGCCGCAGCCTCGTTTGGTTGGCTGATGGCTTACCTGCGCGTTGCTCCGATCTTGACGGACTTGATCTCAAACATCACCCAAGACCCGCTCATGGTGCTGCTGCTGATCAACATCGTCTTGCTGCTGCTCGGCACCTTTATGGACATGGGTCCGCTGATCATCATCACCACACCGATCTTCCTACCGATGGTTACGGCCTTTGGTGTGAACCCGGTGCACTTCGGGGTGATCATGATCCTCAACCTAGGCATTGGCTTGAATACCCCGCCCCTTGGACCGGTGCAGTTTGTCGCCGCGGCGGTGGGCAAGATAACGGTCTGGGAAGCGATGAAGAGCATTTGGCCCTTCTATCTGGCTGGTCTGATTGTCTTGGGTCTCGTTACGTACATTCCGGCGCTGTCGCTTTGGCTCCCAAGCCTGTTCCGGTGA
- a CDS encoding FadR/GntR family transcriptional regulator, which produces MALQEAGAERARKPKLASVVAETLRQRIGAGEFVPGAKLPSEAKLTSVFGVSRTVIREAIAALAADGIVEPRQGAGLYVMANAASTFGALGGAGTHKISVALNVLEVRMGIEIEAAGLAAVRRSSSQEAEMRETFNEFGRLLEQGTPTGRTDFAFHRSIASATNNPFYLEVLEALGSRTIPCDVASPWGTESVLTYDYQAGLHEEHRAILNAICDQNQDAAREAMRDHLSRSQQRYRQRLDEQN; this is translated from the coding sequence ATGGCTTTGCAAGAAGCGGGCGCCGAGCGCGCCCGCAAACCCAAGCTTGCGTCAGTGGTCGCAGAGACGTTGCGGCAAAGAATTGGAGCCGGGGAGTTTGTTCCTGGCGCCAAGCTTCCCAGTGAAGCCAAGCTGACAAGTGTTTTTGGCGTTAGCCGCACGGTCATCCGTGAAGCCATTGCTGCTCTGGCCGCTGATGGAATCGTTGAACCTCGGCAGGGTGCAGGGCTCTACGTCATGGCCAACGCTGCCTCGACGTTCGGTGCCTTGGGTGGTGCCGGAACGCACAAAATCTCGGTCGCCCTCAACGTTCTTGAAGTGCGTATGGGGATCGAGATTGAGGCGGCCGGCTTGGCGGCGGTTCGCCGTAGCTCGAGCCAAGAAGCAGAGATGCGGGAAACGTTCAATGAGTTCGGGCGTCTTCTGGAGCAAGGGACACCAACCGGGCGCACGGATTTCGCATTTCACCGATCCATCGCGTCCGCAACCAACAACCCTTTCTATCTTGAGGTGCTGGAGGCGCTCGGTAGCCGAACCATACCCTGCGATGTTGCCTCTCCCTGGGGCACAGAGAGCGTACTGACTTACGACTATCAAGCCGGATTGCACGAAGAGCATCGCGCCATCCTGAACGCGATTTGCGACCAAAACCAAGACGCCGCGCGTGAGGCCATGCGCGACCACCTATCTCGCAGCCAGCAGCGCTATCGCCAGCGGTTGGACGAACAGAACTAA
- the kduI gene encoding 5-dehydro-4-deoxy-D-glucuronate isomerase, protein MSTEYEIRFAIDPIAASVMGTEELRDTFLVEDLFEPDTVRWVYTHYDRMAVGSAVPAGGPLALLPIKPTGTENFLDRRELIAVNIGAPGTIVVDGENHAVGSRDMLYIGMGNKDVQFAGEGAKFYLLSAPAHASYPTKLLQQSGAKRLEAGAADTANERTIFQYVNADSVKTCQLVVGLTQFAPGSVWNTMPAHVHDRRMEAYLYFDLKPDAFVIHLMGEPEETRHLIVRNEEAVISPPWSIHSGAGTGAYTFIWAMAGDNVDYTDIEKVEMGDLY, encoded by the coding sequence ATGAGCACTGAGTACGAAATTCGCTTTGCTATCGATCCGATTGCCGCATCGGTAATGGGCACTGAGGAGCTACGCGACACCTTCTTGGTTGAAGACCTGTTTGAACCGGACACGGTGCGTTGGGTATACACACACTATGATCGTATGGCCGTCGGTAGCGCAGTGCCCGCGGGCGGCCCCCTGGCGCTCTTGCCCATTAAGCCGACGGGCACGGAAAACTTCCTAGATCGCCGCGAGCTGATTGCCGTTAATATTGGCGCACCAGGCACAATCGTCGTCGATGGCGAAAACCACGCGGTTGGGTCGCGCGACATGCTCTACATTGGCATGGGCAACAAAGACGTCCAGTTCGCGGGAGAGGGCGCAAAGTTCTATCTCCTCAGCGCACCAGCCCACGCGTCCTATCCGACAAAACTGTTGCAGCAGTCCGGCGCTAAACGTTTGGAAGCAGGCGCTGCGGATACCGCCAATGAGCGGACAATCTTCCAATACGTCAATGCTGACAGTGTGAAGACCTGCCAGCTTGTCGTCGGTCTTACCCAATTCGCGCCCGGCTCTGTGTGGAACACCATGCCCGCTCACGTGCATGACCGCCGCATGGAGGCCTATCTCTATTTCGACCTCAAGCCGGATGCTTTTGTCATTCACCTGATGGGCGAGCCAGAAGAAACCCGCCATCTCATCGTTCGCAACGAAGAGGCTGTTATCTCGCCGCCTTGGTCCATCCATTCCGGCGCAGGCACGGGCGCTTACACCTTCATCTGGGCGATGGCGGGCGACAATGTCGATTACACCGACATTGAAAAGGTAGAGATGGGAGATCTCTACTAA